The sequence below is a genomic window from Desulfobacterales bacterium.
AAACAAAATCCCTTTTATGACATTTACAATCCAGTACGCATGCCGCATGAAATTCATTTAACTATGGATTGTGAAATTTGTCACCATAAATGGGAGGCCCAGATGGATTCTCCAGGTAAATGTACGTCTACAGGTTGCCATGACGTACTAAATCGAAGTTTAAATGTGAAAAAAATAAAAACCGCTTCTTTTGCATACCACAGCCTAAACAACAGCAAGAGCTGCATCGGATGTCATCATTTAAGGAAAATCGGCGGAGAGACATCTGGTCCTATAACTTGTTCAAAATGTCATACCTCGGATTGAACGTGTCCTTCCGGCTGTTACCTCCGGTTAAGAATGGACCCACCGGAGCGTTTTTTTGGACCCACCCGAAAGTTGCCGGTTTCAGGATTTAGCCAATCATTATTCCGGTTTCGGACCCC
It includes:
- a CDS encoding cytochrome c3 family protein, coding for MGLMVQLNLNLHKFIFINLIRQSRMLECWDSGMHKSHLSPSANIHAKACMFLVKGLKLFIMVLVHLIAINLHAFEVPENIIMNQFSGIPLRQKKQNPFYDIYNPVRMPHEIHLTMDCEICHHKWEAQMDSPGKCTSTGCHDVLNRSLNVKKIKTASFAYHSLNNSKSCIGCHHLRKIGGETSGPITCSKCHTSD